The nucleotide window TTATCTAAGAGTCGAGTGGAAAGCCAATCATCTCAACAAACCTAGTCTCGCAGCTGCTGAGCGATTAGGCTTTGTTTTTGAGGGTATCTTCAggtatttattatagattCCATTTCTTGAGAACGCCTGCTAACATGCTGGTATAGAAAGCATCTGATTCTCAAAGGAAGGCGTCGAGACACAGCCTGGCTCAGCATTACTGACGAAGAGTGGCCTCTTGTTAAGAAGGCATTTGAGGCTTGGCTCAGCGAGAACAACTTTGATACAAACGGAAAGCAGATCAAGTCTTTGAAGGTCATAAGACAAAGCTTGACAAAGGACTAAAGTAAGTCGGCACTTGCTTGACCAATGAAGCCATGCTGAAATTACTTAAGAGGAAGGATGCGGAATGTAATGACGACAGCACTATAAATCTGATCTATATATTGCCTTTTGCCGGACTCAAGATTTTGTATTCTTAAGGCTGATTTAATATCATAGAATGTCGGAATGCGGATTCTATGGCCGAGGCTTCATCTGAGACCATTAAAAATGTGCTCTTACCTGTCTATAAATTCTCACACACCGTACTCACCATACATTGTCGAAGCCGATCGGACTTAGCCACGTATTCGTTGAACTCACAACCCTGCCTATAGTTCTCGGCACATCAGTACCGATGTGTGAAGATCAACCTGGAGATTGGCAAATAAATACCATGGAAGAGTGGTGGAAGCATCTAATCCAGAGCCTAGACCTAGTCGAGCTTGCCGGTCGCACCGTTTTGCGTAGCTCGAGTGCTGTATGAATTGCCGTGCCGCGAACCTTAAAATGGAATAATTCCAAATACCAGTATCCTCGTGATTACTATTCACTAGTTTCACCTTGATTGCCACGTAAGTCTGAGCTTTGACACTGCAGATAGCGACACATACGTGCTCGGACATCAGCGACATCAGCCGTTCGTATAATTGAAACTTTTCTGTGCAGTGCTCTTATTAAGTCCTATCAAGGGAATCTTTACCCGTAATTGAGAGTCTGGAGCCTTTGTGCGACGTTGGGCGAATAATATGCGAGTTTATTTCAGCCTTGCCGGAAAGGCGTTTGGCATTACAACCTATCATCATGTCACAACCCCGCAAAGATGAGAAAGCCATTCAATCTAGTCTGGAATGCATTGCCTCAAGTGTGAGAAATGTGGCTTTGTAACTTCGTGTAGCCCGAGGCTGGCTGCATCTCAGGTGCCACAACAGATTTGGGTCTCAGGTGTAGGCGATGATGGCGTTCTTGGTGATCGAAACTCGGACCGATATTCATTTCTCAGGGGCAGCTTTTACTTGGACGGTCTGCAACTCTTGAAATCCTGTTTGAAGACATAACTTATCATTGAAACATCATCATAAATCAATTGCCGAGGCTCTGGACAAAAACAAAGGAACACCAGGTGCTCTAAGACAGACGGGCGGCATTATCCGTTTAGACTAGACCACAACCAGACAAGAGCCATTCCGTATTCAATTACAACAATTCCGGAATAACGCGACAAAGTTTTTCCTCTGCCCATCCTTGGATTCTTCGCGTCGCTCCCTGTCGATCTCCACACGTCAACTCCACACTAACATGGAGGATAACAGCTCGCATACAGTTCAATATCGCTCGGCCTGCGCTGAGTGTCATCGCAGGAAGCAAAAGGTACGTCATAGCCCTTCAAAGATGACCTGCAAACCCTCTGGGGCACCTCTCGACCGCCCCGCGGGGCCGATGAAGTCCCTGTACTCACTGCCAGCAGTGCAATCGAGAATGGCCTTGCAACCATTGCCAGAAGCGCAAGGTCGCAGATAAATGCCGCTTCATTCAGGCGACTACTGCGAGCTCACCGTCTGACGGACTCACGCCAAATAGCGATAAGAAGCGCTCGCGTAGTCGTGAGGATGACATTGAACCCGACGACTCCGAGCCtgatgaggacgacgacgacgtTGGGCTGGGAGCCATGGGCTATGCCGCTGGCCCTCTCTTTGAGTCACTGACTATCGATGCAAAGGTAAGGAAATTCTCCTCACTCTGAAAAAAATGCCATCTCAGTTGAATTGCGTACTAAAACTCATCTtagaaggacaagaagccTCTGGGCGAACTGACTTGGGTCCATCCCAGTACCTGTCCCCAGCTCAAGCATGCTATCGATGTCTTGCCTGGTCGCCCTCAGATGGGTAAGTAGTGACTCAAAGTAACCATATTTTTAAGAAATTGTTAACTGACGACCCGCCAGACGCTCTTGTTCAGAGCTTTTTCAACAACATGAACTATCACTACTACATTATCTATCCGCCAACTTTCCTCCAGGAATATCAACAATGGTGGGAGCGAAGGAATCGTAATCAGTCGCTCTCTCTTCAATGGACTATCCTGCTCGTCATGGTCTGCGCATGTGCCACGCAGCATCTGGATGTTGAGATAAAGCCCATTGTCGAAGTTGAGCTCTCCGAACCTGCCGAGAAGCTAACAGTCGAATACCATAAGGCGGCTACGGAACTCGGAAGAGTGATTCCGGTGGGTCACTGTCATCTGCTCAATATTCAGTGGATGCTTCACTCAATCTACTGGTACAAGTCGGAAGCGAAGTTTGTTGAGGCGTGGCATGTTATTGGTGCTGCTGTTCGAGAGGCACATGAATTAGGTGAGTACGTTCGATCTCCTGTGATACCAGTGAGCTAACTCTTGCACCAGGTCTTCATCGAACTGCTATTGCTGAAGGGCTATCAGAATTTGAACGCGAGATGCGTCGGAGAGTATGGTGTATCTTGGATTGCTGGGATTGGTAAGTGAAATCACCAAAGCCTAGGTGCATGATATCCTGACTATTTTCAGGCAATTTGCTTCTGGTTTAGGTCGTCCGACGATCATTGACCACAGTGATATCAACGTGGAGCCACCAAGTCTCACACTCGAAGACTTTTCTCCTTCACCACTTCTGCATATGAAACTTCAGTCAGAGCTGGTCACTCAGCTCGCGCAGCGATGGGGTGCTCCCAAGAACATCACTTCAGCAAGCGATATTCAAGAGTATAAGTCCATGCTTGAGGACTGGATCCGACGTTTCCCTGCAGTTTATGATGTCGACAACCCTGACACGTCGAAGGATTATAAGTTTCCATGGATTGTCTACCACCGGTTCTATATCCACACGATGGCATATCTTATGATTCTGAACCCTATGCGAGCGTTCATGGCGCAAGTGTATACGCGGAATTCACCTGCGGATTTACTCGCTGTTCGAAAAGATGCAGTCTTCTATTCCCTCAAGAATTTGGACACGACTACTCGGTGGGCTGATCATGCTTCTCATCGAGACGCAAGATTCCACTTTATCATCTTCTCACTCTTCGATACAGCCGCAGTTCTCTCCACTGCTGTTATCAAAGATCAGGACGACACAATCCCTAGAAAGGATGAGATCGCCGATTCAGTGGATAATGCGATTAGATTGTTGAAGCGTCTCAAGGCTCTATCGAAGACAGCAAAGACATCTCATGACATTCTTGTTAAGATGGTTCAGAAGATGCCCAGACGATCGGCACCGCCACGTGAGACTGTGAATCGTAAGAAACAACGAGTCGCTCCAGTTTctccagcagcaccagccacAAATACCCGTCATGATGTCGTtatcaagcctgaggatgGATATCATCCGGAGCATGTGTCACAGGAAAGCTCACCGAGCTATTACGCTAGTTCTGAAGGCGCGCCTTCAGGATCGACGCCGCAGAGCACTCACTCTTCTTATGACAACCATGAGAACACTGGTTATGTCATGAACAACCAAGTCCCCGCCGAAGGGTATGCGAAACCTCAGGTTGTTTACAACATGGATGTCGCGCACGGCCACATGCCACCTCAGCAAGTCCCATCACCAAGCGCCGGTATCGATGGCATTGTCCAAGGAGGTCTTTATGGAATGCCACATGCTGACCATACTGGGGGTGGCATGGTTCCTCCAACATACGTTGATTATCATCCCCAGGATCTCAATATTGATTACGGTCTAGGCAACATCACCGACGTCGACCTCGGGGACTTCTCGCAGCTCTGGGATTGGAGGAGCCTTAACTTGGATTTTATCCAGAGCTCAACATAGcgccttttcttcttttcactTCACATAGTTGGTGTACATAGAGATGACTTTACGTTCATTGATGAGGTAATTTGACCGAATCTTGATTTCTTCCGCCTTTGTTGTAACTTGTTGGAATCGGTCTTTAATGGGTTGGTTAAAAATGCCTTGCTTATATTCTTTGGGTGGTTCAGCTTTATAACTCTGGTCCTTCACTCAACACGGGATCTTGGATGCTCGGCGCGATTCTTTGAGGGATTGGGTCGAAGGACAATCAAGACTGAGATGATATTGTAGTGTAGCTAATACAGTCAAGGTTTGAAGGCAATTCAACTATACACTGTTGCCCTAGGCTCTCATATTCTCGTCTGCCAATATCTTATCTGACCAGAAAGGGGGCCACGTGTGGTCAATCTATCAAACCAAGCTTCGCGTAGCCCTGAAAGCCTAACTAATCCAGAGATCGAAAGGGAGGAAACAAATACAAGAAAGAATAAGGAAATGATCAAGTGACCATTAAGAATTTGGGGGATCTCAGAACTGACCAATACGTATTTCCTCATCACCAAACGTGCTGACTTCCATGAACGTTCTATCTGGGATGGGGCCGTAATACTGCAAAAACTGATCCGAGCCACGATTTTGGGCCCCGATAGTAGCATAACTTCCCCCAGGATTGATAGTATAGTAGAAGAAGGTGAATGGGGTCAGCTGATCCTCTGAAACTACCAGTTGAAAGTGGTTTGGCTCAGTTCCATCTGATGTAGAGAAAACACACCAATCTATGGTCAACACCCCTGGCTGGTTGGGAATATCCTCAATCTGGTATGTGACCTCAGCCCCTGAACCTTCGGGAACTATCATGTCAATCCAGTAAGGAAAAATAGCCAGTGGCCCAACATTTTCAGCTGGTAAGGCCACATTGGAGAACGAATCGGCCCCGAAGGAGTCTCCCAGTGTAACAAGCCCGTTGGGGCTGATATAGAGCATATCACTAGCCTGACCGTAGATCGTTATCAGAAAAGGGAGCACGAGCCATTCGACGCCATTGTCAGATGGCCTCTGGCCATCGAATAATGTCAGTGGTTCAGACAGGCCCTCTGGACACGCACGTGTGCCCGTCGCTTCAGAGCTTGTAGTGGTTGAAGTATGTGAAGTTGTGGTATCGACAGCTGTCGTGGTGGAAAGTCTGGTATCAGCCGTTGAAAGACTCGTTGGGCTCGAGTCAAAAGATGAACTAGCATCCACTGACAGATCTGATAGTGTGCTAGTATCAGTCTCGAAA belongs to Fusarium oxysporum Fo47 chromosome V, complete sequence and includes:
- a CDS encoding fungal-specific transcription factor domain-containing protein; its protein translation is MEDNSSHTVQYRSACAECHRRKQKCNREWPCNHCQKRKVADKCRFIQATTASSPSDGLTPNSDKKRSRSREDDIEPDDSEPDEDDDDVGLGAMGYAAGPLFESLTIDAKKDKKPLGELTWVHPSTCPQLKHAIDVLPGRPQMDALVQSFFNNMNYHYYIIYPPTFLQEYQQWWERRNRNQSLSLQWTILLVMVCACATQHLDVEIKPIVEVELSEPAEKLTVEYHKAATELGRVIPVGHCHLLNIQWMLHSIYWYKSEAKFVEAWHVIGAAVREAHELGLHRTAIAEGLSEFEREMRRRVWCILDCWDWQFASGLGRPTIIDHSDINVEPPSLTLEDFSPSPLLHMKLQSELVTQLAQRWGAPKNITSASDIQEYKSMLEDWIRRFPAVYDVDNPDTSKDYKFPWIVYHRFYIHTMAYLMILNPMRAFMAQVYTRNSPADLLAVRKDAVFYSLKNLDTTTRWADHASHRDARFHFIIFSLFDTAAVLSTAVIKDQDDTIPRKDEIADSVDNAIRLLKRLKALSKTAKTSHDILVKMVQKMPRRSAPPRETVNRKKQRVAPVSPAAPATNTRHDVVIKPEDGYHPEHVSQESSPSYYASSEGAPSGSTPQSTHSSYDNHENTGYVMNNQVPAEGYAKPQVVYNMDVAHGHMPPQQVPSPSAGIDGIVQGGLYGMPHADHTGGGMVPPTYVDYHPQDLNIDYGLGNITDVDLGDFSQLWDWRSLNLDFIQSST